The following proteins are encoded in a genomic region of Dyadobacter sp. UC 10:
- a CDS encoding SGNH/GDSL hydrolase family protein, with protein MIKRCIQQFVLSVLCLSGHISGAQITEKTASWKGFDKVTFTFENREAWYVKPVKAIPGNPWVWRAHFPTWHTEMDSILLSRGFHIAYVNSNDMFGHPKAMQVWDSFYDYLVKEKQFAPKVALEGVSRGGLYVYGWAKRNPDKVSCIYAEAPVYDPKSWPGGKGKGPGSEKDWALWLKLFGKSEEEALKFTDIPLNDLAGLAAFKVPIVHVIGLQDKLVPPVENSDSLIKIYQKLGGPVAVYPMTRGEQKLDGHHFPIEHPEFFANFIEQNSVPVAKPLSHDPYIEVNTGLGNAFEKFKTSKKGTVAFLGGSITHNPGWRNKTSQYLQERFPDTEFTFIAAGIPSLGSTPHAFRFSRDVLKKGIPDLLFVESAVNDRGNGFSEEAQVRALEGIVRQMHTANPKADVVLMAFAEPLKNDDYKKGKEPTEVAVHQRVAKYYGAAYINLAKEVYDRIEAGEFSWQYDFKDLHPSAYGQEVYFQTIKELLKKDFDAAKPAAQFPLPLDKFSYEKGSYHSIEEAKSLKGFALDPGWKPATKLSTREGFVNVPMLVGETANASLELPFKGRGIGIAIISGPDAGIISYSIDGKKPKTLDLFTRWSTQLHLPWYLMLDDELSSGKHTLKLTISAEKNKESTGTACRIVHFLVAE; from the coding sequence ATGATTAAAAGATGCATTCAACAGTTCGTATTATCGGTTTTATGCCTTTCGGGGCACATTAGCGGTGCTCAAATCACAGAAAAAACAGCCAGCTGGAAGGGGTTTGACAAAGTAACTTTTACTTTTGAAAACCGGGAGGCCTGGTATGTGAAGCCGGTTAAGGCAATACCGGGCAATCCGTGGGTTTGGCGCGCACATTTCCCCACCTGGCACACCGAAATGGATAGTATCCTGCTTTCGCGCGGGTTTCATATTGCTTATGTGAATTCCAACGATATGTTCGGGCATCCGAAAGCGATGCAGGTTTGGGATTCTTTTTATGATTACCTGGTCAAGGAAAAGCAGTTTGCCCCGAAAGTAGCGTTGGAAGGAGTGAGCCGCGGCGGCCTGTATGTTTATGGCTGGGCCAAGCGAAATCCGGATAAAGTAAGCTGCATTTACGCCGAGGCGCCGGTATACGACCCGAAAAGCTGGCCAGGCGGAAAAGGAAAAGGGCCTGGGTCAGAAAAAGATTGGGCTTTGTGGTTAAAATTGTTTGGGAAGTCCGAAGAGGAAGCGCTGAAATTTACTGATATTCCACTAAATGACCTGGCCGGGCTGGCCGCATTTAAAGTACCGATCGTTCATGTGATTGGTTTGCAGGATAAACTGGTGCCACCGGTTGAAAACAGCGATTCACTGATTAAAATCTATCAAAAATTGGGTGGGCCGGTGGCCGTTTACCCGATGACCCGCGGTGAACAAAAGCTCGACGGGCACCACTTTCCAATTGAGCACCCCGAGTTTTTTGCCAATTTCATAGAGCAAAACAGTGTGCCGGTCGCAAAGCCGCTTTCGCACGATCCGTATATAGAAGTGAATACAGGATTGGGTAATGCTTTTGAAAAGTTCAAAACTTCAAAAAAGGGAACCGTTGCATTTCTGGGCGGGTCGATCACGCACAATCCTGGCTGGCGCAATAAGACTTCTCAATATTTGCAGGAGCGTTTTCCGGATACTGAATTTACATTTATCGCAGCAGGTATTCCCTCGCTGGGCAGTACGCCGCATGCATTCCGGTTTAGCCGGGATGTTCTGAAAAAAGGTATTCCGGATTTGTTGTTTGTCGAATCGGCTGTAAATGACCGCGGAAATGGATTCAGTGAAGAAGCGCAGGTTCGTGCCCTGGAAGGCATCGTCAGGCAAATGCATACCGCGAATCCCAAAGCGGATGTAGTACTCATGGCATTTGCTGAACCTTTGAAAAACGATGATTATAAAAAAGGAAAGGAGCCGACGGAAGTAGCGGTGCATCAGCGTGTCGCGAAATATTATGGAGCAGCTTACATCAATCTGGCTAAAGAAGTTTACGATCGTATTGAAGCCGGCGAATTTTCCTGGCAATATGATTTCAAAGATCTGCATCCGTCAGCTTACGGGCAGGAGGTTTATTTTCAAACGATCAAGGAATTGCTGAAAAAGGATTTTGATGCTGCTAAACCGGCAGCTCAATTTCCGTTGCCACTGGATAAATTTTCTTACGAGAAGGGAAGCTACCATTCCATTGAAGAAGCGAAAAGCCTGAAAGGTTTTGCTCTGGACCCAGGTTGGAAGCCGGCGACAAAGCTCTCGACCCGTGAAGGTTTTGTGAATGTGCCGATGCTTGTGGGGGAGACTGCAAATGCCTCGTTGGAGCTTCCGTTTAAGGGTCGTGGCATTGGGATCGCGATCATTTCCGGTCCCGACGCTGGGATTATTTCCTATTCAATCGACGGCAAAAAGCCGAAAACACTTGATTTGTTTACCCGTTGGAGTACCCAGCTGCATTTACCCTGGTACCTCATGCTCGACGACGAACTTTCATCCGGCAAGCACACATTGAAACTGACAATATCTGCTGAAAAAAATAAAGAAAGCACCGGCACCGCCTGCCGGATCGTACATTTTCTGGTTGCGGAATAA
- a CDS encoding MlaD family protein, producing MKLSREAKVGMMAVAALVMLYFGFHILKGSDVFSRTHQYYVVYDNIDGLTASNPVLLNGLNVGRVREIKLLQNRKNHLLVSLDIQKGISVPHGSVATLGDGGLLGGKVIHLSVGTGAPMQDGDTLLAKKDPGITAVLQQQALPLVTSADSLIKNLNQVVAGFEETGLILNQVLKNYNQTGSSLQGLLNENRTNLLALTSNLNKLSTSLIETEKEIKPLLTKTGTLADSLNALRLGETVQNANRTIGELHNLLASVESGKGTAGKLIKDETLYTNIDRTVVSLNKLLTNLREHPKRYINISVFGKKDKGPSESPLDTTTVIK from the coding sequence ATGAAATTATCAAGAGAAGCAAAAGTTGGAATGATGGCTGTCGCCGCATTGGTCATGCTGTATTTCGGCTTCCATATCCTCAAAGGTTCAGATGTTTTTTCAAGAACCCATCAATACTATGTCGTTTATGACAATATAGACGGTCTCACCGCTTCCAATCCTGTATTGCTAAACGGGTTGAATGTCGGCAGGGTGCGTGAAATCAAATTACTGCAAAATCGTAAAAACCACCTGCTGGTTTCATTGGATATTCAGAAAGGTATTTCCGTACCCCATGGAAGCGTGGCAACGCTCGGGGACGGCGGTCTTCTCGGCGGGAAAGTAATCCATTTATCAGTAGGCACGGGAGCCCCGATGCAGGATGGGGATACACTTTTGGCCAAAAAGGACCCGGGTATTACAGCTGTGTTGCAGCAGCAGGCGCTACCGCTCGTCACATCTGCCGATTCCCTCATTAAGAACCTGAACCAGGTTGTAGCAGGTTTTGAAGAAACCGGGCTTATTTTAAATCAGGTATTGAAAAACTACAACCAGACAGGCAGCAGTCTTCAGGGGCTATTAAATGAGAACCGCACCAATTTACTGGCGCTTACTTCCAATCTGAATAAACTTTCAACTTCTCTTATTGAAACCGAAAAAGAGATCAAACCGCTTTTGACCAAAACAGGAACATTAGCAGATTCCCTGAATGCACTGCGGCTTGGTGAAACCGTGCAAAACGCAAACAGGACGATTGGTGAGCTGCACAATCTGCTCGCAAGTGTTGAGTCGGGGAAAGGAACGGCCGGTAAGCTGATTAAGGACGAAACGCTTTATACAAATATCGACAGGACTGTCGTCAGCCTCAATAAGTTGCTGACCAACCTGCGCGAACATCCGAAACGGTATATCAACATTTCGGTATTTGGTAAAAAAGACAAAGGACCGTCGGAATCGCCGCTGGATACGACCACAGTTATCAAGTAG
- a CDS encoding NAD(P)-dependent oxidoreductase, with product MSEKIAFLGLGNLGAPIAERLINSGFEVTVWNRTISKAEPLAQLGAKVAENAIDAIEPGGIVFSVLADDSAVEATFSDALLEKLGQNGLHISMSTISPDCSRKMTETHKKFGVSYVAAPIFARPDAVRSGMGNIVVSGEAGARERAKPLVQNFVKGVFDFGDDPGAANVIKLCGNFMIAASLEMMAEAFTMAEKSGIPRQSIYEMLTSTLFAAPIFQNYGKMVAQHTYEPVLFGLPLGLKDINLTLQASAKVNAPMPLADLVKNRFVSALAKDRAHLDWVALAKGASDDAGF from the coding sequence ATGTCTGAAAAAATAGCTTTCCTGGGCCTTGGGAACCTGGGCGCACCCATAGCAGAAAGATTGATCAACTCAGGTTTTGAGGTAACAGTTTGGAACAGGACAATTTCAAAAGCCGAACCTCTGGCCCAACTCGGCGCAAAAGTGGCCGAAAATGCGATCGACGCGATCGAGCCCGGCGGAATCGTCTTTTCCGTCCTGGCTGATGATAGTGCGGTTGAAGCTACATTTTCTGACGCTTTGCTTGAAAAGCTCGGCCAGAATGGATTGCACATCTCTATGAGCACGATCTCTCCCGATTGTTCTCGCAAAATGACCGAAACGCACAAAAAGTTTGGGGTAAGTTACGTAGCAGCCCCTATTTTCGCACGTCCCGACGCGGTACGTTCCGGAATGGGTAATATCGTGGTTTCAGGTGAAGCAGGTGCGAGAGAGCGGGCGAAACCTTTGGTACAAAACTTTGTAAAAGGTGTTTTTGACTTCGGTGACGACCCCGGCGCAGCCAATGTGATCAAGCTTTGCGGCAACTTTATGATCGCAGCAAGCCTGGAAATGATGGCTGAGGCATTTACAATGGCGGAAAAAAGCGGCATACCACGTCAAAGCATTTATGAAATGCTTACATCCACTTTATTCGCCGCACCGATTTTTCAGAATTACGGTAAAATGGTGGCGCAGCATACTTACGAGCCCGTTTTATTTGGGTTGCCGCTTGGCTTAAAAGATATCAATCTGACTTTGCAAGCTTCGGCAAAGGTGAATGCACCTATGCCCCTTGCCGATCTGGTCAAAAATCGTTTCGTCTCAGCACTGGCAAAAGACCGCGCACATCTGGATTGGGTAGCATTAGCCAAAGGTGCTTCCGATGACGCAGGATTTTAA
- a CDS encoding DUF4160 domain-containing protein: MPEISRFFGIVIFMYFKDHLPPHFHAEYAGEEAQFSIETGDILAGNLPGKQIRLVQAWIELHREELYLNYFESQKDNAQFRKIRPLQ, translated from the coding sequence ATGCCAGAAATCTCCCGTTTTTTCGGAATTGTTATCTTTATGTATTTCAAAGATCACCTGCCACCGCACTTTCATGCAGAATATGCTGGTGAAGAGGCACAATTTTCGATTGAAACCGGGGACATACTGGCTGGAAATTTGCCCGGCAAACAAATCAGGTTAGTTCAGGCTTGGATTGAACTTCATAGAGAAGAATTATATCTTAACTACTTTGAGTCGCAGAAAGACAATGCTCAGTTTAGAAAAATAAGACCATTGCAATAA
- the proC gene encoding pyrroline-5-carboxylate reductase codes for MKIAIIGCGNMGMAFARAFLKFDLVKKEDFLLVEKSTDRLESLTSFQPGVITGVIGPQISEYDLIILSVKPQDFATVGANLKEVVKPNQVVLSIMAGITIQSIQNVLQHKAVIRAMPNTPAMLGMGITAYAASPEVDIQQLRKVENLINATGRSVFLENEEQLNAVTALSGSGPAYFFYVVKAMIEAGKQMGFEESVAALLVKQTMLGSYHLINTADKSLDELIKAVASKGGTTEAALRQFEAGNLDETLKQGIIAAQVRSAELSKG; via the coding sequence ATGAAAATCGCGATTATCGGCTGCGGCAATATGGGAATGGCATTTGCACGCGCATTTCTCAAATTCGACCTGGTTAAAAAAGAAGACTTTTTGCTCGTTGAAAAGAGTACTGACAGACTGGAAAGTCTGACCAGCTTTCAACCGGGCGTCATTACCGGCGTGATCGGGCCGCAAATCAGTGAATATGACCTGATCATCCTTTCCGTAAAACCGCAGGATTTTGCCACAGTTGGCGCGAACCTGAAAGAAGTTGTGAAGCCGAATCAGGTTGTGCTGTCTATTATGGCAGGTATTACGATTCAAAGCATTCAGAATGTATTGCAACATAAAGCGGTGATCAGGGCAATGCCAAATACGCCTGCAATGCTCGGAATGGGCATTACTGCTTATGCAGCTTCCCCGGAAGTGGATATTCAGCAGTTGCGTAAAGTGGAAAACCTGATTAATGCGACGGGAAGGTCGGTTTTCCTGGAAAATGAAGAGCAGCTCAATGCGGTTACTGCGCTCAGCGGCAGCGGGCCGGCTTACTTTTTTTATGTCGTAAAAGCGATGATCGAAGCTGGTAAGCAAATGGGTTTTGAAGAATCTGTGGCTGCTTTACTGGTCAAACAAACGATGCTCGGTTCGTACCATTTGATCAATACCGCCGACAAATCGCTTGACGAACTGATCAAAGCGGTAGCGTCGAAAGGCGGAACTACGGAGGCTGCTTTGCGGCAGTTTGAAGCGGGAAATCTCGATGAAACATTAAAACAAGGCATTATCGCCGCGCAGGTAAGGTCTGCTGAACTATCGAAGGGATAG
- a CDS encoding DUF1338 domain-containing protein, with translation MEAKSDQLATLDIVLDGLMRRYKERVPDVGTILHAMVSEGIISNTNDIENDHIAFRTMGVPQLGVQSFEKIFLHYGYEKRDHYFFEGKKLDAWWYSPPRESDPRIFVSELRVSDLSEEAQRIIHSYTDEVKNDPADSLNLDNGLEVDAFLHKPLWRTPTVSDYQTLLEESEYAAWVIYNRYYLNHFTISVHNLPEGYNTVAGFNAFLEKIGIRLNTSGGKIKVSPDGGLLQSSTVAEMIDAAFANGENLRISGSYVEFAERKVLPDFKDLPASEILRKHRRDGFEAGNADKIFESTYTTQTGK, from the coding sequence ATGGAAGCAAAATCAGATCAACTGGCCACGCTTGATATTGTTCTCGACGGGCTGATGCGCAGGTACAAAGAACGCGTTCCCGATGTGGGAACTATTTTGCATGCGATGGTGAGCGAAGGCATTATCAGCAATACCAATGATATTGAAAATGACCATATTGCATTCCGGACTATGGGTGTTCCGCAGCTCGGTGTGCAATCGTTTGAAAAAATTTTCCTGCATTACGGTTACGAAAAGCGCGACCATTATTTTTTTGAAGGCAAAAAGCTCGACGCCTGGTGGTATAGTCCGCCGCGCGAAAGCGACCCACGCATTTTTGTCAGCGAGCTGCGCGTGAGCGACCTTTCGGAAGAAGCGCAACGCATTATCCACAGCTATACGGACGAAGTGAAAAACGATCCGGCTGATTCGCTGAATCTGGATAATGGTTTGGAAGTGGATGCATTTCTGCACAAGCCCCTCTGGCGCACGCCAACTGTTTCGGATTACCAGACGCTCCTGGAAGAAAGCGAATATGCAGCCTGGGTGATTTACAACAGATATTACCTTAATCACTTCACGATCAGTGTACATAACCTGCCCGAAGGTTATAATACCGTTGCCGGTTTCAATGCATTTCTAGAGAAAATCGGGATCAGGTTAAATACTTCCGGTGGGAAGATCAAGGTAAGTCCGGACGGAGGTTTGCTACAAAGTTCAACGGTGGCGGAAATGATTGATGCTGCATTTGCAAACGGCGAAAACCTGCGCATTTCAGGTTCCTACGTAGAATTCGCCGAGCGAAAGGTACTGCCTGATTTCAAGGATCTTCCCGCGTCAGAAATTCTAAGAAAACACCGGAGAGACGGTTTCGAAGCAGGGAATGCAGACAAGATTTTTGAGAGTACTTATACTACGCAGACCGGGAAGTAA
- a CDS encoding acyl-CoA carboxylase subunit beta: MTTQESLPQLLQVLRQKYEQVKLGGGAKKIEAQHKKGKLTARERIDYLIDAGSQFVEIGAFVADNMYTEEGGCPSGGVVAGIGIVSGKQCMIVANDATVKAGAWFPIAAKKNLRAQEIAMENRLPVIYLVDSAGVYLPMQADVFADKEHFGRIFRNNARMSAMGIVQLSAIMGSCVAGGAYLPIMSDEAFIVEGTGSVFLAGPFLVKSSVGEDVDAETLGGAAMHCEISGVTDNKFPDDKSCLDAIKRHIDKIGRPLSAGFDRKPAINPKREAEEIYSLLPVDRLKPYDVRPILECIVDNSELDEYKPDYGKTLICAYARVDGWAVGIVANQRKMVKSGKGEMQMGGVIYGESADKAARFIMNCNQKKIPLIFFHDVTGFMVGSRAEQGGIIKDGAKMVNAVANSVVPKFTFIIGNSYGAGNYAMCGKAYDPRLIFAWPTAQMAVMSGATAAKTLLQVQTATLKAKGEVITTEQEEKLLKEITDRYNEELSPYYAAARLWVDGIIDPAETRAIISTGIQAADQAPIEKQFNVGIMQV, from the coding sequence ATGACTACACAGGAAAGCCTCCCGCAATTGCTGCAAGTTCTCCGGCAAAAATATGAACAGGTCAAATTGGGAGGCGGTGCAAAGAAAATCGAAGCCCAGCACAAAAAAGGGAAATTAACAGCCCGCGAAAGGATTGACTACCTGATCGATGCCGGATCACAATTCGTGGAAATTGGTGCATTCGTGGCCGACAACATGTACACCGAAGAAGGCGGCTGCCCGTCAGGTGGAGTAGTAGCCGGAATCGGAATAGTGTCCGGAAAGCAATGCATGATTGTGGCCAACGACGCTACCGTAAAAGCCGGTGCCTGGTTTCCTATCGCGGCCAAAAAAAACCTGCGCGCCCAGGAAATTGCTATGGAAAACCGTTTGCCAGTCATCTACCTCGTCGATAGCGCCGGGGTTTATCTCCCTATGCAAGCCGATGTATTTGCCGACAAAGAGCATTTCGGAAGGATTTTCAGGAACAATGCGCGAATGTCCGCAATGGGAATAGTCCAGCTTTCAGCGATCATGGGCAGCTGCGTAGCCGGCGGCGCGTATCTGCCGATTATGTCCGATGAAGCTTTTATAGTAGAGGGTACCGGTTCAGTATTTCTGGCCGGACCGTTTCTTGTAAAATCTTCTGTCGGTGAAGATGTAGATGCAGAAACACTCGGCGGCGCGGCCATGCATTGCGAGATATCAGGTGTAACGGATAATAAATTTCCCGATGATAAGTCGTGCCTCGACGCGATCAAAAGGCATATTGATAAAATAGGCAGGCCGCTTTCCGCAGGTTTTGATCGGAAACCGGCTATAAATCCTAAAAGAGAGGCGGAGGAGATTTATTCACTCCTCCCGGTCGACAGGCTGAAACCTTACGATGTCCGGCCGATTCTGGAATGCATTGTCGACAATTCGGAATTAGATGAATACAAGCCGGATTATGGAAAGACGCTCATATGCGCATACGCGCGTGTCGACGGCTGGGCGGTTGGTATTGTTGCCAATCAACGAAAAATGGTCAAATCGGGCAAAGGCGAAATGCAGATGGGCGGCGTGATCTATGGCGAATCTGCCGACAAGGCAGCCCGGTTTATTATGAATTGTAACCAGAAGAAAATACCGCTGATTTTCTTTCACGATGTCACCGGGTTTATGGTAGGCAGTCGCGCGGAGCAGGGGGGCATTATCAAAGACGGCGCGAAAATGGTGAATGCGGTCGCTAATTCGGTCGTGCCGAAATTCACATTTATCATAGGAAATTCCTACGGAGCAGGCAATTATGCCATGTGCGGAAAAGCTTACGATCCCAGGCTGATATTCGCCTGGCCGACTGCACAGATGGCCGTAATGAGCGGCGCTACCGCTGCAAAAACGTTGCTGCAAGTGCAGACGGCCACATTGAAAGCGAAAGGAGAAGTAATCACGACCGAGCAGGAAGAGAAGTTATTGAAGGAAATCACAGATCGTTATAACGAAGAATTATCACCATACTATGCCGCCGCACGGCTCTGGGTAGACGGCATCATTGATCCCGCCGAAACCCGGGCGATTATTTCCACGGGAATACAGGCGGCAGATCAGGCTCCGATTGAAAAACAGTTCAATGTGGGAATCATGCAGGTCTGA
- a CDS encoding DUF2442 domain-containing protein → MNPRVKKIVSIDFYVITVLWSDGIIRAIDFGNFLAEYFQRANSPYYQLLQPNIFKKAKTDGRTIYWDNLVQIIDYNGKPIAAPLDFDPDVLFELSKPLDSVTSRSA, encoded by the coding sequence ATGAATCCGAGAGTAAAGAAAATAGTATCAATTGATTTCTACGTGATTACAGTCCTGTGGTCAGACGGAATCATTCGTGCTATTGATTTCGGAAATTTTTTGGCTGAGTATTTTCAGAGAGCCAATAGTCCCTACTATCAACTATTACAACCCAATATCTTTAAAAAAGCAAAAACCGATGGTAGGACAATCTACTGGGATAACCTCGTTCAAATAATAGATTACAACGGAAAGCCAATCGCCGCACCCCTAGACTTCGACCCTGACGTTTTGTTCGAGCTCTCGAAGCCGCTTGATTCCGTTACTTCCCGGTCTGCGTAG
- a CDS encoding N-acetylmuramoyl-L-alanine amidase family protein encodes MLKVLKSIIAASFLLASLAFVFQQEPAASQSAKVRTVVIDAGHGGKDPGTRGRKTKEKDVALSVALELGRKIKEATPDVKVLYTRSTDVFIELGERSAFANRNNADLFISIHCNATPRSRSVHGTETFVMGLHKTEGNLEVAKRENSVILQETNYKQKYKGFDPDSPLAHIMLANYQSAFISSSLRFADLIEKKFQSVSDRESRGVKQAGFLVLWRCAMPSVLIETGFLSTPDEEDYLGSEEGQEEVAESIHQAFMAYKKDMDR; translated from the coding sequence ATGTTAAAAGTTCTTAAATCAATAATTGCTGCGAGTTTTCTGCTGGCTAGTCTGGCATTCGTATTTCAACAGGAACCCGCTGCTTCTCAATCCGCCAAGGTAAGAACAGTAGTAATTGATGCCGGTCACGGCGGTAAAGACCCCGGAACCAGAGGCCGGAAAACAAAGGAAAAAGATGTCGCGCTGAGTGTTGCACTCGAGTTGGGACGAAAAATCAAAGAAGCTACGCCGGACGTAAAGGTTTTATACACAAGATCCACGGACGTTTTCATAGAATTGGGCGAACGCTCGGCTTTTGCCAATAGGAACAATGCGGACCTGTTCATTTCCATCCATTGTAATGCCACGCCCAGATCCAGGTCTGTCCACGGAACGGAAACTTTCGTAATGGGTTTGCACAAAACAGAAGGTAACCTGGAAGTGGCGAAAAGGGAGAACTCAGTAATTTTACAGGAAACGAACTACAAGCAGAAATACAAAGGTTTCGATCCTGATTCGCCATTGGCACATATTATGCTGGCCAATTACCAAAGTGCTTTTATTTCCAGCAGCCTTCGCTTTGCAGATCTGATCGAGAAAAAATTCCAGTCCGTTTCTGACCGGGAAAGCCGGGGTGTGAAGCAGGCCGGGTTCCTTGTATTATGGCGCTGCGCGATGCCGAGCGTGCTGATTGAAACAGGGTTTTTATCCACACCCGATGAAGAAGATTATCTAGGCTCCGAAGAAGGGCAGGAGGAAGTGGCTGAATCCATTCACCAGGCATTCATGGCTTATAAAAAAGATATGGACCGGTAA